One part of the Gemmatimonadota bacterium genome encodes these proteins:
- the trpE gene encoding anthranilate synthase component I, with amino-acid sequence MIGPSFDDFLALRERGDLIPVWREFLFDRDTAVGAYRRVARPPFGFLFESVVGGETWARYTFLGTEPRAAWRVDPGGAVRAWTPAEGWGPAMVLQDPLAELTSLAGTLSPVQVEGLPRFLGGLVGFLAYDAVRYIERLPAAPPDDAGIPDGVFMLTDIVVAIDNLFGRARAIRLVDASGDPDGADLRRLYDDAVETIEETIGRLESGPDLPPLELRAEDADAAFRSTFTRERFKEAVQRVRAYIAQGDAYQVVLSQRLTMPLTAEPLDAYRLLRTTNPSPYLFYLDLDGMAIVGSSPEVMVRLEGGVVTVRPIAGTRPRGGSAAEDARLEEELRGDPKELAEHLMLVDLGRNDVGRVADHGSVRVTRLRDVERYSHVLHLVSQVEGALRSDLDALDVLRACFPAGTVSGAPKVRAMEIIDELEPTRRGPYAGAIGYIGYGGAVMDTAIAIRTMTVSAGVASVQAGAGIVIDSDPDREYDETLAKARALLRVAAALERSGR; translated from the coding sequence GTGATAGGCCCGAGTTTCGACGACTTCCTCGCGCTGCGCGAGAGGGGAGACCTGATCCCCGTCTGGCGCGAATTCCTGTTCGACAGGGATACCGCCGTAGGCGCGTACAGGCGCGTCGCGCGCCCGCCGTTCGGATTCCTGTTCGAATCCGTCGTCGGCGGCGAGACGTGGGCCCGTTACACCTTTCTGGGCACCGAGCCGCGCGCCGCCTGGCGCGTCGATCCGGGCGGCGCGGTGCGCGCCTGGACGCCCGCTGAGGGTTGGGGCCCCGCCATGGTACTGCAAGACCCGCTGGCCGAGCTGACCTCGCTGGCCGGTACCCTGTCGCCAGTTCAGGTCGAAGGGCTGCCCAGGTTCCTGGGCGGCCTGGTCGGCTTCCTCGCGTACGACGCGGTCCGCTACATCGAACGGCTGCCGGCCGCGCCGCCGGACGACGCCGGTATCCCCGACGGCGTCTTCATGCTGACCGACATCGTCGTCGCGATCGACAACCTGTTCGGCCGCGCGCGCGCGATTCGGTTGGTCGACGCCTCCGGCGATCCGGACGGCGCCGACCTGCGGCGCCTTTACGACGACGCGGTCGAGACGATCGAGGAGACGATAGGCCGGCTGGAGTCGGGGCCCGACCTGCCTCCTCTGGAGCTGCGCGCTGAGGACGCGGACGCCGCCTTCCGGTCCACCTTTACGCGCGAGCGCTTCAAGGAGGCGGTCCAGCGCGTGCGCGCCTACATCGCCCAGGGAGACGCGTACCAGGTGGTGCTGTCGCAACGGCTGACCATGCCGCTCACGGCGGAGCCCCTCGACGCCTACCGGCTGCTGAGGACCACGAACCCCTCGCCGTACCTGTTCTACCTGGACCTGGACGGCATGGCCATCGTCGGCTCTTCGCCCGAGGTCATGGTGCGGCTCGAGGGCGGTGTGGTCACGGTGCGCCCCATCGCGGGGACGCGACCGCGCGGCGGCTCGGCGGCGGAAGACGCCCGCCTGGAGGAAGAGCTGAGGGGCGACCCCAAGGAGCTCGCCGAGCACCTCATGCTCGTCGACCTGGGCCGCAACGACGTGGGCCGCGTCGCCGACCACGGATCCGTCCGGGTGACCAGGCTGCGCGACGTGGAGCGCTACAGCCACGTCCTGCACCTCGTGAGCCAGGTGGAGGGCGCGCTCCGCTCCGACCTGGACGCGCTGGACGTGCTACGCGCGTGCTTCCCGGCCGGCACGGTGTCCGGCGCGCCCAAGGTGCGGGCGATGGAGATCATCGACGAGCTGGAACCCACCAGACGTGGGCCCTACGCCGGCGCCATCGGTTACATCGGCTACGGAGGGGCGGTGATGGACACGGCCATCGCCATCCGCACGATGACCGTTTCGGCGGGCGTCGCTTCGGTGCAGGCGGGGGCGGGGATCGTGATCGACTCGGATCCCGATCGCGAGTACGACGAGACGCTCGCCAAGGCGCGCGCGCTGCTCCGCGTCGCGGCCGCCCTCGAGCGCTCCGGCCGCTAG
- a CDS encoding hydantoinase/oxoprolinase family protein, with protein MSIIGVDTGGTFTDLVGWIAGEWHRLKIPSTPDDPGRAVVEGVRRLLAKETRARVVHGSTVATNALLERTGARTALVTNRGFEDLLEIGRQARPTLYALEASRPAPLVSARDRVGLAGRIGPTGEVEEALSAAELEALPGRLSEAESVVVCLLHGYANQAEERHVAEALAGFDGALTLASVLVPEFREFERLSTAVVNGYVMPLMAGYLSALVAELGSDAVSVMGSGGGWLSVPRASAEPVRTVLSGPAGGVLGARHVAAEAGVERVLSLDMGGTSTDVALCPGEPLRTRELRVGGQPLAIDVLDVHTVGSGGGSVAWVDPAGALRVGPRSAGARPGPACYGLGGERATVTDANMALGRLPADAFGLEGKPLDPAAARRALEALGRDLGVDAEVAAQAIIDVADAAMEAALRLVSVERGYDPAEFTLVAFGGAAGLHAASLASRLGVPSVLVPRDPGILSAYGMVVAPARKDASRSVLWTHSQDTEVRVRRLLDELEEGTREALGRDGLDAADVVTRRWVDARYLGQSHELRVPADGWAERFHARHESAYGYRRDDPVQAVTLRAESTAELGVVREREALGASDGNGDEPARAHAAHANGHARVLWRGSQVAARVSPRTALSAGEASAGPAILTEYTSTTWIPPGWRAVVLPGLALELARTEDPSAPNSGRLGG; from the coding sequence GTGTCAATCATCGGGGTCGACACCGGGGGCACCTTCACGGACCTCGTCGGCTGGATCGCGGGTGAGTGGCACCGCCTGAAGATTCCGTCCACCCCGGACGATCCGGGGCGCGCCGTGGTGGAGGGAGTGCGACGGCTTCTGGCCAAGGAAACGCGCGCCCGCGTGGTGCACGGGTCGACCGTGGCCACCAACGCGCTGCTGGAGCGCACCGGCGCGCGCACCGCGCTCGTCACCAACCGAGGCTTCGAGGATCTGCTCGAGATCGGACGACAGGCTCGGCCGACCCTGTACGCGCTGGAGGCGAGCCGGCCGGCGCCGCTCGTGAGCGCCCGGGACCGGGTGGGACTGGCCGGCCGCATCGGCCCCACGGGAGAGGTGGAGGAGGCGCTTTCGGCCGCCGAGTTGGAGGCGCTGCCGGGTCGACTGTCGGAGGCCGAGTCGGTGGTCGTGTGCCTCCTGCACGGGTACGCGAACCAGGCCGAAGAGCGGCACGTCGCCGAGGCGCTCGCCGGCTTCGACGGCGCGCTGACCCTCGCCTCCGTGCTGGTGCCGGAGTTTCGCGAATTCGAGCGGCTCTCCACGGCCGTGGTGAACGGCTACGTGATGCCGCTGATGGCCGGGTATCTGAGCGCCCTGGTCGCCGAGCTGGGTTCCGACGCGGTTTCGGTGATGGGTTCGGGGGGCGGCTGGCTGAGCGTACCGCGCGCCTCAGCGGAGCCGGTGCGCACGGTGCTGTCCGGGCCCGCCGGAGGCGTCCTCGGCGCGCGGCACGTAGCCGCCGAGGCGGGCGTGGAAAGGGTGCTCTCGCTGGACATGGGCGGCACCTCGACGGACGTCGCGCTGTGCCCCGGCGAGCCGCTGCGCACGCGAGAGCTGCGGGTCGGGGGACAACCTCTCGCGATCGACGTGCTGGACGTACACACCGTCGGCTCGGGGGGAGGCTCGGTGGCGTGGGTCGACCCGGCGGGGGCGCTGCGGGTGGGGCCCAGGAGCGCCGGCGCCCGGCCGGGCCCGGCGTGCTACGGTCTGGGCGGTGAACGCGCGACCGTGACCGACGCGAACATGGCGCTGGGGCGCCTGCCCGCTGACGCGTTCGGCCTGGAGGGAAAGCCCCTCGACCCGGCGGCGGCGCGCCGCGCGCTGGAGGCGCTGGGGCGCGACCTGGGCGTGGACGCCGAGGTAGCGGCGCAGGCGATCATCGACGTCGCCGACGCCGCCATGGAGGCAGCGCTCCGCCTGGTCAGCGTGGAGCGCGGATACGACCCGGCGGAGTTCACGCTGGTGGCGTTCGGCGGAGCGGCCGGACTGCACGCGGCGTCGCTGGCGTCGCGGCTGGGAGTCCCGAGCGTGCTCGTGCCGCGCGATCCGGGTATCCTGTCTGCGTACGGCATGGTGGTGGCGCCGGCGCGCAAGGACGCGTCGCGATCCGTCCTGTGGACGCACTCGCAGGACACCGAGGTGCGCGTCCGGCGACTGCTCGATGAGCTCGAGGAGGGCACGCGCGAGGCGCTCGGGCGCGACGGCCTGGATGCGGCCGACGTGGTGACACGGCGTTGGGTCGATGCCCGTTACCTGGGTCAAAGCCACGAATTGCGGGTCCCGGCGGACGGCTGGGCGGAGCGGTTCCACGCGCGGCACGAGTCGGCGTACGGGTACCGCAGGGATGATCCGGTGCAGGCGGTCACGCTCCGCGCGGAGTCCACGGCGGAGCTCGGCGTAGTACGCGAGCGGGAGGCGCTCGGCGCCTCCGACGGCAACGGCGACGAGCCGGCACGGGCTCACGCGGCGCACGCGAACGGCCACGCGCGGGTCCTCTGGCGCGGGAGCCAAGTGGCTGCGCGGGTGTCGCCCAGGACGGCGCTTTCGGCGGGAGAGGCCAGCGCGGGTCCGGCGATCCTGACCGAGTACACGTCCACCACCTGGATTCCGCCCGGTTGGAGAGCGGTGGTGCTGCCCGGCCTCGCCCTCGAGTTGGCCCGGACCGAAGACCCTTCCGCGCCGAACTCAGGGCGGCTCGGCGGGTAG